Proteins encoded in a region of the Pieris napi chromosome 5, ilPieNapi1.2, whole genome shotgun sequence genome:
- the LOC125049399 gene encoding leucine-rich repeat-containing protein 23-like — translation MLKSHFNLQKDEVEEIEEEPISTAYHEEQVGEVSPDEELVPVFKFPERRLNKGEINSRLGVLGKIASGDGYTYLKASCTGMNLTDLSAFKTFKHLQYIDISNNNINSESLQVLSELPFLLLIHADKNQLTSGYLKRMKYLQVIIFNNNLITSVYDIYQPEMSTVEVGYNKIKTIQFENRMPNIKCLDFRYNFIEDISYIDFPNLDSLYLAGNKIKSLVGIERLKNLRILHVRNNPIKSLNGFDSEHKKLQYVNLRNCKVSTLKQVKKLRVLTALEILVLKGCPYMGGTGEEDAENPEEEDNAELRVEVLAALPRVKRLNKGAVTPEERTEANDLMKQWIEEGENDEEELEEENHEQESIEEP, via the exons ATGTTAAAATCGCattttaatttgcaaaaagaCGAAGTTGAAGAGATTGAGGAGGAGCCAATATCGACAGCATATCATGAAGAACAAGTAGGGGAAGTAAGCCCTGACGAGGAACTGGTACCGGTTTTCAAGTTCCCCGAAAGACGGCTCAATAAAGGCGAAATAAACTCACGATTGGGTGTCTTAGGAAAGATAGCATCAGGTGATGG atacaCCTACTTAAAAGCATCGTGTACCGGCATGAATTTAACAGACCTATCGGCGTTCAAAACCTTCAAACATCTTCAATACATAGATATATCGAACAACAACATCAATTCAGAGAGTTTGCAAGTCCTGTCAGAATTACCATTCCTCTTATTAATACACGCAGACAAAAACCAACTAACCTCAGGCTATTTAAAACGTATGAAATACTTGCAAgtgatcatttttaataacaatttgatAACGTCAGTATATGATATCTACCAACCAGAGATGAGTACCGTTGAAGTtggatacaataaaattaaaactattcaaTTCGAAAATCGTATGCCAAACATTAAATGCCTCGATTtcagatataattttattgaagacATATCATACATTGATTTTCCTAATTTAGACAGCTTGTATTTAGctggtaataaaataaagagttTAGTCGGAATAGAGAGATTGAAGAATTTAAGAATTTTGCACGTGCGAAATAACCCCATAAAATCGCTTAATGGATTTGATTCGGAACACAAGAAACTGCAGTACGTCAATCTGCGTAATTGTAAAGTTTCTACGTTGAAGCAAGTTAAGAAATTACGG GTGCTAACGGCCCTCGAAATACTTGTTCTAAAGGGATGCCCATACATGGGAGGGACTGGTGAAGAAGACGCTGAAAATCCAGAAGAAGAAGACAATGCTGAACTGAGAGTAGAAGTCTTAGCAGCACTTCCTCGAGTAAAAAGACTAAATAAGGGTGCTGTAACTCCAGAGGAACG AACTGAAGCTAATGATTTAATGAAGCAGTGGATAGAAGAAGGAGAAAATGATGAAGAAGAGTTGGAAGAAGAAAATCATGAACAAGAATCTATAGAGGAACCATAG